The Chamaesiphon minutus PCC 6605 DNA window GAACAGTTGCTAGAGTGGGTGAGTAAATTCGCCATCTTAGCTCTATTAATCGCGATCGGGTTTATTACTATCCCCCTCTGGCTGGAATCTCGGAGTATTAAATCGGGGGAAGGGAAGTAGGCTTTAGGCTTTAGGCTTTAGGCTTTAGGCTTTAGGCTTTAGGCTTTAGGCTTTAGGCTTTAGGCTTTAGGCTTTAGGCTTTAGGCTTTAGGCTTTAGGCTTTAGGCTTTAGGCTTTAGGCTTTAGGCTTTAGGCTTTAGGCTTTAGGTTTTAGGTTTTAGGCTTGCTCACATCTTGCACCAGTTTAAATATACTAGTATTAAGCAGCGAAAATGAGGGTACCGTTTCTTTCTCCCAGTCTCCGAGTCTCCCGAAATAGTAACCTTATTTACGCTGTAGACTACTAGTGCTTAGTACAGATAGTCGGGTACCCACAAGCGACGCAGCTCCCTTCGGGAAGGCTCCGCCAACGAACGGGAGGTTCCCTCCCGTTTGTGTGCGTCAAGACAGGGGCACCCCTACGCAATTAATCTGTAGGGGTGCCCCTGTCTTGTCGTTTTTTTATTCGGGGGGAACCCCCGAATAAAAACGCCGCTTGTGGGTACCCTGGGTCTATACTAAGCACTAGTCTTTTCGTATTGGTGCAAGATGTGAGCTTTAGGCTTTAGGCTGGCTTCCAGTTACCCAGTCACCCAGTCCTCCAGTCTCCTGTAAAATTGATGTGAAGCTCGCGACTGAATAGCTATGAACTGTCATCAATGTGGGGGCACGATCGCGTTAACGGATCGTTTTTGTGAAGAATGCGGGGCAAGTCTGACGACGAACCCCAGTCTCCAGTCGAGCGACAATGGTTGTCAGAAATGCGGTGCGCCACCAAGCAAAATCGATAACGACAGATATTGCATAGAATGTGGATTTCGTCAAGTGGCAATCTCGAACGATCGCATCGAACTCGATTTCGCTGCTAATTTTGCAGGAGCTAGCGATCGCGGACGCAGACACCATCAAAATGAAGATGCGATCGCCCTCAAAATTCTCGATCCCGACACATATATTTTTGTCCTCTGTGACGGCGTATCTAGTTCTCAACATCCCGAACTCGCCTCTAGAGCTGCTGTAACTGCCTGTATTGAAGCAATCGCAATCGCCCTCAATGGCGATCGCGCACAGCCAGATAACGCGATCGAAATTGGCGTCCAAGCAGCACTTCAAGCTGTTTCCAAAATCCCGATCGATCCTTCATCATCGATCGATCCCTCCTCAACGACGATCGTTACCGCGATCGTCCGCGATAATATTGCCACAATTGGCTGGTTGGGTGACAGTCGCGCCTATTGGCTCGTGCCCGAAAAATCGCTCCAGCTCACGCAAGATGACTCCTGGATGCGCGATGCGATCGAGTCGGGTATGTATACCGCCGCCGAAGCCGAAGCATCTCCCTACGCCCACGCGATCGTCCGCTGGCTGGGTGCAGATACCGCTGACGATGGGGTGCCCAATCTCACGACTTTCGCTATCCCTAGCAATGGTTATCTGCTCCTGTGTACCGATGGCTTGTGGAATTATGCGCCAGATCCCGCCTACCTTTACCATACGCTCGCGCAATCGCCAGCACCCGATCCGCTCTCGATCGTCCGTCATCTCGTCAGCTATGCCAATCAACAAGGCGGTCAGGATAATATTACCGTCGGTATTCTGGCGATCGAGTAACTATTTTCGGATTTTGACGTTGCTCGGTTGAGGGAAGATCTCCTGTTTCTGCAATATATTAATCTCCACTATCCACTATCCACTATCCACTATCCCCTAATTCACCGATCGACCGAACCCATAATAATATCGATACTCCCCAGAATCACCACGATATCGGCGACTTTGACCCCTTTGAGTAAATAGGGCAGAATTGAGAGATTATTAAAATCGGCAGAGCGGATTTTCCACCGCCAGGGGAAGGTATTGTCGTCGCCGATGATAAATATCCCCAACTCGCCTTTACCACTCTCCACGCGCACGTAACGTTCGCCTGAAGGGATTTTGAAGGTGGGGGCAATCTTCTTGCTAATGTACTGGTAATCCATCCCGTCCCACTCGGATTTTGGCCCTGCGGCGAGACGTTTGGCTTCGAGATCTTCGTAAGCACCGCCAGGGATGCGATCGATCGCTTGCAGGAGAATCTTCACCGATTCTCGCATTTCGCGAATTCGCACGAAATAACGTGCCAGACAATCGCCCGCCGTCTCTGATTGAATATCCCAATCTAACTCATCGTATCGCTCGTAGTTATCGACTTTGCGTAAATCCCACTTGACGCCAGAAGCGCGTAACATCGGCCCCGATAAGCCCCAATTAATCGCCATCTCGCGACTAATCGTCCCCACCCCTTCCACGCGACGGCGAAAGATCGGATTGTCAGTAATTAAGCGTTCGTACTCATCAACTTTGGGCGCGAAATAATTGCAGAAATCCGCACATTTAGCCAGCCAGCCGTGGGGTAAATCTACCGCTACCCCACCCACGCGGAAGTAGTTATTATTTACCATCCGATAGCCCGTCGCGGCTTCCCACAGATCGTAAATCATCTCCCGTTCGCGGAAAATATAGAACAAGGGCGTCCCCGCACCGACATCTAACATAAATGGCCCCAACCACAACAAATGGTTGGCAATCCGGTTGAGTTCGAGCATTATCATCCGAATATAACTAGCCCGTTTCGGTACCGAGATATTTGCTAACTTCTCCACCGCATTGACAGTCACGGCTTCATTAAACATTCCAGCGGCATAGTCCCAACGACTGACGTAGGGGACGTACATCAGAGTGGTGCGATTTTCGGCAATCTTTTCCATTCCTCGATGTAGATAACCGATAACGGGTTCGCAATCGACGACATCTTCGCCATCTAATGTCACGATAATCCGAAAACAACCGTGCATGGAGGGGTGATGCGGCCCCATATTAAGTACCATCGGCTCTGTCTTGGTTTCGAGCTGTGCCATAGCTGCTATCTCCTAAAATCGCGATCTTCATTCTGTATATCGCGATCGTGCCAACCCCGTCTTGTACGTTCGTCCGATTTTTTGGATATTCTGCGATGCTAAGATCGTAAGTAATCGATCGTAGTTAAATGCAAGTTACCGATGGGTGGGTAATGGCCACTAATTTTTTTGCTAATTACAATCACACCAAAATGATGTCATTTTGGAGCGATAAAAATTATGAGTCGCGCTTGATGCTCATCGCTTTTAAAAAGCTTGTCTGACAAATGCTTTTGGCGTAATGCCTTCCAACCGTTTGAAATGCCGATGAAAATGACTTTGGTCTGTAAATCCGATCGTTTTAGCCACTTGTGCGATGCTCGATCCACCTTGGCGTAACAATTTTTTCCCGCGATCGATCCGACATCTCAAAATATACTGATGGGGCGAAAATCCGGTGGATTGTTTGAACAGTTGCGAAAAATAGTGCGGACTCAATTGGACGATTTGCGCCAGTTCGTGTAGGCTCAGATCGCGATCGAGATAGGTATCGATATAGTCTACAATTTGTTCGAGTTGAGTTGGAGCCAAGCCACTATGATAAGTAGGCAGTGCATATTTTTGGACGGAATAATGCTGTAACAGGTGCATCATCAGCGCGTCGAGCATCGATTCGGCATAAAGCCGACTCAGACTACCGGGATGTTCGAGCGCGTGTTTGAGCGATATTCCAATTCGATCGATCGTGGGATCTGTAGTCGCAAAGTGGGGAATCAATTCCAATCGATCGCGCTCTAGAGTTAGATTGAGCGTATCACGTATGACTTTCGGTTCCAAGCCGACGACAATGGCACCGCCACCCCGATTCCACTCGGCATAATGCCAAGTATCGGCAGGAACGATGACTGCATCGCCGCGCCTGACTACTTCGCGTCGCAATTTACCATCGATCCAGCGTTCGGCTGTAACTGGAGCTGGTAAATCGATAAAAATACCCAAACCATGCTGTTTGGCTAAAATATTTGGTGTCGCGCCTGGTGGAAAATAGTCATAGGCAACGAGCAACCCGTCTAGTTGTGCAGAAATGCTACTCAGTAATGGAGGTCGGTCGAAAATTTGCTGGTATCCAGCTTCACCAGCTACCGTAAAGTCTACAATTGTCGATTCTCGATCGGACATACACTTGAGTTTGGCGTAAGATCGTCGATGAAAGCTATCGCTCAATTAAATTCTAATCTACACACCGCTCCGGTCTGAGCTAATGGTCGAAATCTTTTCCTCGATCGCGAAACTTTCGCATAATTAGTCAGTTCTAGTCCCAATTATGTATCAGGATTTTCAGGATTAGCTTATCGGTATTAACCTTTGTCTGTATCAGGATTTGAGGATTTACTGGATTTTCCGGATTAGCTTATCGGTGCTAACCTATGTCTTCTATTTCCTATCCCCTATCCCCTATCCCCTTTCTCCTAAAGCCTAAAACCTAAAACCTAAAGCCTAAAACCTAAAGCCTAAAACCTAAAGCCTAAAGCCTAAAGCCTAAAGCCTAAAACCTAAAACCTAAAGCCTAAAACCTATCCCCTACCCCCTATCCCCTAATGTTCACCGCAGAAGTCTTCCAAAATCCTTACTTGCCGCAAGGTGCCACACAAGTAAACGCGATCGTGACAATCGCGACTAGTAGCAATGATGATGCTACCGTCGCCGCACCGAGTAATAGCCAACGCTTATTTGGGATTATTTGCGATACATCTGGATCGATGGGTGGAGCTAAGATGATTGCAGCTAAAGATGCGATCGTCAAAATTATCAATCTTCTCCCTACAGATGCGGCATTTTTTGTCGTCACCGGATCTAGTCGATCGAAATTACTAGTACCGCTCGTCAACGCCGTCCCTGAAAATAAACTCCGCGCCGTCGCGCAGGTAAAAGAAATTGCTGCTGGCGGCGGGACATTGATGTCTACTTGGTTGCATACAGCTTTGGGTGAATTCAATAAAATGCCCCAAGCAATTTGCCAAGCTTTATTACTTACCGACGGACAAAACGATCCTAATGACGAGCAAGATTTAGTGCGAGTTTTGGACGCATCTGAAGGTAAATTTCAGTGCGACTGTCGCGGCGTCGGAACGGATTGGCGCGTCGCTGAATTACAGAAAATTGCCACCAGACTGTTAGGTACGACAGATATTATCTCATCACCAGAGCGCATTGCCGATGATTTCCAAGCAATTCTGACTAAAGCGATGGGTAAAACCGTCAGCGATGTCAGTCTAAGGTTGTGGACGCCGATGGGTGCAAAGGTGTTATTTTGCAAGCAAGTCAGTCCCGAAATCGTCGATGTCACCAGTCGCGCCAAAGTCGTCAGCGAACGAATTGTCGAATACCCGACGGGTGCGTGGGGAAGTAATGAATCGCGCGATTACCATTTCTGCATCCAAATTAACGCGGGGAATGTCGGCGACGAAATGTTGGCGGGTAGAGCGAGTCTGATAACCCAAACCAACGGCGTCGAAACCAAAATTACCGAAGCCAAAATCCTCGCCACCTGGACCGAAGATGAAGCCAAAACCGCTAAAATCGATCGCCGCGTTGCTCACTATACCGGACAAGCCGAACTCGCGCAATCGATCCAAGAAGGCTTAGAAGCCAGAGCGCAAGGTAATATCGAAATAGCGACAGTCAAGCTCGGCAAAGCCGTCAAACTCGCCTACGATTCTGGCAACGAAGCCACCGCCAAACTCCTCCGCTCTGTCGTCGATGTCGAAGACGCCGCAGCAGGTACCGTCCGCATCAAGCGCACCGTCGCCAAAGAAGACGAAATGATGCTCGAAACTCGATCGACCAAAACGGCTAGAATTCAGAAGTAGGTATTAGGCTTTAGGCTTTGGGCTTTAGGTTTAAATACTGCATCGATTGAGTTCTCTTAACGCCATTTAAAGGCTCATGAGTGAAGTATCACCTTTGGCAACACGATCTCCACTTCCTAACACCTAATATCTAACACCTAAAGCCTAAAGCCTAACCATGTACACTTGTCCCAAAGGCCATAATTCAACGGAATCAGATTTTTGTTCTGAATGTGGGGCAAAAATTACTGGAATGGGGATTGCCGAAGTCGTCTCAAATCCCACCCACAAAACCGCCGCAACTATTAACCAATCGGTAGCCGTCCAGTCTTGCCCCGAATGTAGTACTCCGCATGAGGTAGATAGCGGTAACTTTTGTGAGATTTGTGGTTTTAACTTCTTGACTGGTGCCAAGGGTGGCGATCCTTTATCTATTTTTCCACCGCCGATTCGATCGGGAATTAATACTACAGCTACCGCACCGACACAGCCACCCCATCCATCCGCTCAGGTCACAAATCCCGCCCCTAACGCAGTCAGTCAATGGCAGGTGATTATCTCGATCGATCCCAGTTTAGCGACCCCTGACAGCCCACCAGCCCCCGCACAGGAACCGATCGTCATTGAGTTAACCCAGCCTACCAATCTCATCGGCAGGACTAGCATCGCGCGGGCGATTCATCCTGAAATTCCCCTAGATTTGGATGATGCCGTTTCTTCTCGCCATGCGATTCTTACCCTCCATCCCGATGGCACCCTCATACTTAGGGACATCGGTTCGTCAAATGGGACGCTGGTAAATGGCAAAGAAATTGCCGTGATGGCAGATATTTCGATCGCGTCTGGCGATGAAATTACGCTCGGACATTGGACGAGAATTAAGCTCATAAATCTAAATTCGGGACGCTCGTAGATCGATCGACAAATCTATTTTGCAGTAATCGATCGATACAATCTACTGTCATGTTATCGATCGAATTGGGTAGGATAAATACAGCACGTAATTAGAGGTAAAAAATCTATGAATCCCATTCTCAGACAAGGCGATGTCCTCATTATTCCGAGCGACACATCTGCCACAGGTACCAAGCTTCCGCACCTGACTTTAGCTGAAGGTGAAGTTACCGGACACCGCCACCGAATTAGCAATGGTGAAGCCGAATTATTCGAGCGTGATGGCGTATTATATCTCAAAGTTTTATCCCCAACTGCCGTTCTCACCCACGAGGAACATGCAGAGGTAACTATCCCCCAAGGCGATTGGGAAATCCGCATCCAACGCGAATACTCGCCCGAAGGTTGGCGATATGTAGCGGATTGAAAATTATTTGCAAGGGGCATCGATCGATACCCTTCACTTGAATTTGGACTAAGTTGAGTGAATGGAATCCTAAGTGGTTATTGGATGAAGAAAATGCTGCGATTAGACAGAGATTAATTGCTCAAATAGGGTACGAGAAAACTTGTGAGGTATTATATGCGATTACTCTCGATATTTGGAGAGAATATACCTTGCTCAAAATCAATATTCTAGAATTATTAGAGCGAGAGCCGATGATTTTACTCAAGATGACTTGTCCATCGACTGGGCATATTCATATTCTGCGCGTTCCACTAGAGATGACGAGTGCAGAGGAGGCGATTACTTGGGTAAATCATGGCATTGCTCCCGACAAGTTTGCAGTCCAAACTTAAAATTAAGTCGAAACCCCAAAACTCTTAATTTGCCAAGGTTTGACGAGCGTATCCACAGGATCTAAAAGTCGTTCTTCGAGGATATTTATGGCTCGATCGATCCCTAAATCCAGCTCGCCGCTTAACTCAATTTCCCCCTCAACTCCATGACATTCATAACACCGCAGTACCCACGATCGATCTAGAGCTTCTGAAGGTTTGAAAGCCATTAAAACTAGATTCTCTGCATGTAAATCTAGAAAACTATGATTAGTTCTTAACGATCTCCCCGTACCCTCGTCTCCCACTCTCCCCCTCTCCCCCTCTCCCTCTACTCGCACTACCTGCAACGGAGAATTCAACTCCAACCCCTTTCGCACCGTCTGAGCCGCTTGCCAGGTGCCACTATGAGGATAAATTGCATAGGTAAATTCATGGTAACCTCGATCGGCGATCGGATCTGGCCATTTGCTACTGCGGAGTAAAGTTAGTCGTACATAATCCGTTCCCGCATCGAAGCCATATTTACTATCGTTTAAAATACTCACCCCATATTCGCCACTATTATCGGTGAGATCTACCCAGCGGTGCATGGGTAATTCCCATTTAGCCTTTTCGGCGGCGGTTTCGGGTGTGGTAGTGCGATCGATCGCGCCACAGGCAGTTTCGGCGGTAGATCGATCGGCGGTAAGATTGAGGGGGAAGTTGGCTTTAATTAAGACATGTTCGGCTTGCCAATCGACGCTGGTTTTAATGCGGACGATCGGGCTATGGGCGTCTAAGATATAATCTTGCGTAAATTCACATCCCGCTAATTCCCTCACGACTCGCACGCTTTGGCGGATTTCGCCTGCTTCGATCCACTCGATCGATTTTAACTGGCTGGGTGGCAATTGTTTTTCGGCATATTTAGGGTCGATATTCCAGGCATCCCAGTATTGTCCCTCATCTTGGAAGGCTTCGAGATGATTGGCACCTATTGAGGTAAGAACTTCCCGTTGGTTAATTTCATCCCAGATACTAGCAATATCTCCAGTATGAAAGTCGATTTCTACTTTTACGAATCGGTTTTTAAAAATAAAATCGCCAGAACCCAATATTTTCAGATCTTTCCATCGCGGCTTGGGATCGACGATCGGGTCCATACCCATCATAAAGTAAGGTACAAGCCAGAATAGCTCACAACCAACGCTGGGTAAATCTGCTAAGAATAATATTTTCCCCGTTGATGATTGTGTTTGTCTAGAGCAAACTACTTCTAATGCGCGTCCAGCAGCATCATATACCCGCCACCACTCAAGACCCCATTCTGTCGGCGGTAAAGATAAACTAACTACTTCGGTACGTTGCCAATTGAGAGCATTAAAAATCACGATCGGAATTGCGCCCTCTATTGGCGGCGTCGGGAGGCTAATTCGATCGCAAATTTCACCCAAAGCATTGCTAATTATCTGCGTCATCGCGCGTTCAACATCTGCCCAGCCTTCATTTGCCGTTATATATACGGGTTCGATCGCAGTGCCAGGGATGATATCGTGAAATTGATTGAATAATGTCTGCTTCCAGGCTGTCTCGATTTGCAATTTGAGATCTGCGGGATAATCCTGGTGACTGACGATACAGGCGATCGAAGACCAGAGTTCGGCTTGATATAATAAATCCTCAGAGAGCCGATTCGATCGCTTTTGATCGGCGTGGGTGGTAAAACAACCGCGATGGAATTCTAAATAAAGTTCGTCCCGCCACACTGGTAAAAGTTGACTGTCGGCTCTACTTGCCAACTTATCCAGATATTTAATCGCCGTCGTAAATTCCAGATCGGGAAATACATCCGACTGCGACCATCGATCGGCTAATTCCAACATATCACGAGTCGGCCCGCCGCCATGATCGCCGATGCCAAATAAATACAGCGACTCATTTATGCCCGTATCTGTTTGCCACTTGCAGGCATAATCGATCATCTTCAACGGATCGATGCCCTCACCAATTGCCGATGACATCAAACTCATTACCCGACTCCCATCTGGAGCTTCCCACCAAAATAATTGATGGGGAAATTGTGTCGTATCGTTCCACAAGAATTTCTGCGTCACGAAGTAATCGATACCGCCTTGCTGGAGTAACTGCGGTAATTGCCAGCAAAAGCCAAATGTATCTGGGAGCCATGCGACTTGAGTATGCGCGCCAAATCTCGATCGGTTGTATGCTTGTCCGTAAATAATCTGCCGTGCGATCGATTCTCCCGAAATTACGTTGAGATCTGGTTCGATCCACATTCCCCCGACGATTTCCCACTTACCCGCCCGCACCTGCTGACAAATCCCAGCAAATATCTCTGGTTGGTGAATTTCCATCCACTCATACAGCGCAGGAGTAGAATGACAAAAAGTCAAATCGGGAAATAATTGCTGTAAACTCAGACTCGATCGAAACGTCCGCTCCGCCGCTTCCCAAGTCTCCGCCACCTCCCACAACCACGCCATATCCAAATGAGCATGTCCCAACAATTGAATAGTGTGCAAAATCCCCTCCGAGGAGCGATGCATCGACAGGGAGGGAACCTCCCGGTTGTGTGCGTCAAGACAGGGGTGCCCATCGGGCGGGGTGGGTAGATCTTCACCGCAGCCCAAGATCCCAGCAGACATCCCCTCCTCGGAGGGGTGCCCATCGGGCGGGGTGGGCAGATCTCCACCGCAGCCCAAAATCGCCTTAATTTGTTGTTTGAGCTGTAGAATATGTTCGATAAACCGACGACTATCGACCTTGAGTAAATCGTAATCGATCCGATCTATAATTCCCGCCACTTCCCCCAACTGAGCCGGATCGAAGCTCGCCACCTGCTTTACCATCACCGCCAACTCATCCGCCAACCAACCCGGTTCGGGATTTGTCGGCTCTACCGATTCAAAAATTAACCGCGAACGCATCAAAGCACCAATATCGTGCCCCGGACTAATTAATCTTAATCGCACGTCTACAGCCGTTCCAGGCACCACAGCAGACATCAGCAATACACGCGGACTATGGTCGAATAAATCCCCCTCCTGCACCAATTCCCCATCGACAAATACCTGCGCCAACTCCGCCCACCAAGTAAAAGCCAGCCGACAAGATAGACTAGTAACAGGATAACCATAGAGATCGATCGGCATTACCACCTGTTGCGCCAACCAGATCTCCCGTCGCCCCCGTTCCCAAGCAATCTGTCCCTTCGGATTTAAGTTTGCCAGCTCCCAAGCATTCGGATCTGCATCTACAGAGCCAGCTCCCAGAAACATTTTCCAGCCAGTCATAAGATCCTGCTGACTGAGATTCCGCAGTCGCTCGACCAGGATCGCGATTGAAGATACAAAACTTTGCTCGGAATCATTCATAGTTTCGCTAAAATCTTAGATATTTAAAAAAGTAACTCAACATCGAGCTAAGTTTTGAGACCCACCTTCACAATTTAAGTATTAATTCAGATCTCGACCCGTACATACCAGCCAAGTCTCGACCGTCTCAAAACTTACTTCTGGATATTAAAAACAACCTACTATTCACTATCCACCATCCACTATTCACTTTCCACTATCCACTTGCCATTAAACCCCCATGTCTGGAACTTACCAAAGCCGAGTCTTCACCTTTATCAGCAAGCGCACCGATCGATTGAAAGACACCTGCGTTCAAGGTTTGCGACATCTTAAGGTAGCGGTAGTTTGGACTGGTCAAATTTTACTCTATCCGCTCCAGCTCTTGGCACAGAAACTAGAGAACTTGCAACCCCGACTTGCGCCACCACCCCCACAAAAATCGCTACCACAGCCAGCTTCCGATATTAACATCGAACAGGCTCTTGAATCGATCGTCGAAGCTGGATATCCAATTGAGATTGCCGATAGTGCTGAATTGATAGTGGATGATTGGTCGGTTATCGATGAAAATATCTGGAATAATGGCGGCGAACTTATCGCTAATCAAAGTCAAGAAGCTACCTATAATTTCCACACATCTAGCCAAGTTCGCTCGCACAAACCAATTATTCGCGGACTCAGTTCGTTATTAACCGATCGCCAATTAGTCTTAGTAACAGCCGAAAACGAACTATTAGATCTACTGACAGTTTCCCAACAACAAGAAATTCGGCGACGGATTGGACTAGATATTGCAATTGCTTGGCATCAATGGCGCGCGAGTAAAATAGCAACCGATCGGGCTGCACCCGAATTTTCAACCGATCGACAACAAGTATTACTCGACGAAACTACCGATCGATGGCTGGAGATCGAACGCGAACACTTAACAAATCCAACTTTATTTTTGAATAGTGAAATAGATCCGATCGAGCCAGCATTACCATCGACAACTTTGCGCGATCGCTTGCAAAATTGGTGGCAAAATGCTACTAAAGATCGAGCTGAATCTCAACCTGTTGCCCCAAAAGCTCAGCTCGAACTACCATCGTCTAACTATCCATTTACACCCCGATCGCCACGACTGAATAGATTCGTAGATCTGCCCCAACTGCCACCGATTGTCGAATCACAACCTACCCCAAACCAAGCTCGTCCGGTTCTAGATACCCTTGCCAAACTCCAACCAAATTGGCTCAAAAGCTGGTTTAGTTACTATCAAGATTATCTATATATCCCATCGAAGCAAGATAGCTATATAGTCCATCAACCAGCAGAATTTAAGCTAATTCCGATCGAGCCAGAACCCCAAAAGATCGAGTACACAGAAATTATCAAAAGACAGAACTCCAGCCTCAATAAACGAGGCTCTGAGAATAAGCAAGCTGCTGGCAAAATCTCTAAACAAATCGATTTAGAATCAGAAGTTAGTCAGGATTGGGCTGGAGGTAAAATATCCAAACAAGTAAACTTAGATCCAGAATATTTCCCAGATTGGATCGAAGCAGATTCCGAACTAATCGGGTATAGTAGATCGCCATTAGCGAGATTCTTAGCATGGCTCGATCGGATCGTTCTAGCGATCGAAAACTGGCTGATAAAAATGTGGGAGATGATTACTAATAATCCCGCTCGTAATTAATTAATAACCGATCGCTATTTTTTTAAGATAGGCGATAGAGATCGGAGATGAATTGATATAATACTTTTTGAGCATTCGTCGATCGAATCGAGTTTGTAGCTGGATGAAATAACTCCGAAATCAGCGGTAAAACTTCGGTATCTAAAGCCTCACGAAATATCTCCGTCGGTAAAATGAGTTGCGCCGCATCGCGCAAATCGTGGAGGAATTCTAATTTAAAACTTTCAGGCGTGGATTTGGCGATAGCTAGCGGTTTCACCCAACACCTAGATGAGACACTAATAATATCTATAACTTCAGCAAATAGATGTAAATTCTCTCTGTCTATGCAAACAATTCGATCGGTTTTAAATTCGACTGGTGAAGGTTTATCGGTCATTCTATATTTTACTAGAGCTATCGTTCGATCGAGGATACTGGAAATTAATCTATAACTATTTTAACTCCTACTGTCGATCGATAAATAACGCTATACCCCAGAAATCGCCACTACTAGCAGATTAATAATAAATAAATGCAAGAATATAAGCCTATTATCGATCGCTATTACGATCGACATATTTACGATATCCATTGCGATCGCAATCTGAATTTTTATAAGACATTGGAGTACGAACTATCGGTTACT harbors:
- a CDS encoding alpha-mannosidase; its protein translation is MNDSEQSFVSSIAILVERLRNLSQQDLMTGWKMFLGAGSVDADPNAWELANLNPKGQIAWERGRREIWLAQQVVMPIDLYGYPVTSLSCRLAFTWWAELAQVFVDGELVQEGDLFDHSPRVLLMSAVVPGTAVDVRLRLISPGHDIGALMRSRLIFESVEPTNPEPGWLADELAVMVKQVASFDPAQLGEVAGIIDRIDYDLLKVDSRRFIEHILQLKQQIKAILGCGGDLPTPPDGHPSEEGMSAGILGCGEDLPTPPDGHPCLDAHNREVPSLSMHRSSEGILHTIQLLGHAHLDMAWLWEVAETWEAAERTFRSSLSLQQLFPDLTFCHSTPALYEWMEIHQPEIFAGICQQVRAGKWEIVGGMWIEPDLNVISGESIARQIIYGQAYNRSRFGAHTQVAWLPDTFGFCWQLPQLLQQGGIDYFVTQKFLWNDTTQFPHQLFWWEAPDGSRVMSLMSSAIGEGIDPLKMIDYACKWQTDTGINESLYLFGIGDHGGGPTRDMLELADRWSQSDVFPDLEFTTAIKYLDKLASRADSQLLPVWRDELYLEFHRGCFTTHADQKRSNRLSEDLLYQAELWSSIACIVSHQDYPADLKLQIETAWKQTLFNQFHDIIPGTAIEPVYITANEGWADVERAMTQIISNALGEICDRISLPTPPIEGAIPIVIFNALNWQRTEVVSLSLPPTEWGLEWWRVYDAAGRALEVVCSRQTQSSTGKILFLADLPSVGCELFWLVPYFMMGMDPIVDPKPRWKDLKILGSGDFIFKNRFVKVEIDFHTGDIASIWDEINQREVLTSIGANHLEAFQDEGQYWDAWNIDPKYAEKQLPPSQLKSIEWIEAGEIRQSVRVVRELAGCEFTQDYILDAHSPIVRIKTSVDWQAEHVLIKANFPLNLTADRSTAETACGAIDRTTTPETAAEKAKWELPMHRWVDLTDNSGEYGVSILNDSKYGFDAGTDYVRLTLLRSSKWPDPIADRGYHEFTYAIYPHSGTWQAAQTVRKGLELNSPLQVVRVEGEGERGRVGDEGTGRSLRTNHSFLDLHAENLVLMAFKPSEALDRSWVLRCYECHGVEGEIELSGELDLGIDRAINILEERLLDPVDTLVKPWQIKSFGVST